A single region of the Xenopus laevis strain J_2021 chromosome 4L, Xenopus_laevis_v10.1, whole genome shotgun sequence genome encodes:
- the osbpl9.L gene encoding oxysterol-binding protein-related protein 9 isoform X11, translating into MVESIKHCIVLLQIAKDQTNEEKHADGFISTINPVDSIYQPSALESTVILNMPTQASPVPESAQLCKAEPRPSSLAVGPVLSNLGSHQSPTPISTGSGLSAPSSSLTSPSHVNLSPNTVPDFSYSSSEDEFYDADEFYQSSTSPKRCMELPSSCSSESATALTRSSTGASLKRPNTTESLNSSMSNGTNEAEQFDTHDDRDDDGEGESVEEHKSVIMHLLSQVRLGMDLTKVVLPTFILERRSLLEMYADFFAHPDLFVSIGEHKEPKDRMIQVVKWYLSAFHAGRKGSVAKKPYNPILGEVFQCHWALPGLENDENPEPVSEGPIPWASKNNVTFVSEQVSHHPPISAFYAECYNKRIQFNAHIWTKSKFLGMSIGVHNIGQGCVSCLDYDEHYILTFPNGYGRSILTVPWVELGGECTINCSKTGYNATVTFHTKPFYGGKKHRVTAEIYSPNDKKAYCSIEGEWNGVMYAKYANGENTVFIDTKKMPTVKKKVRKLEDQEEFESRRLWKDVTYNLKVKDIDSATEAKHRLEEKQRSEARERKETEKQWETRLFHEDGECWVYDEPLLKREPNLLY; encoded by the exons agtaccATAAATCCTGTGGATTCAATCTATCAACCCAGTGCTTTGGAATCAACTGTGATCCTCAATATGCCTACACAGGCTTCCCCAGTACCAG AATCAGCACAGCTTTGTAAAGCGGAGCCACGACCCTCCTCCCTAGCTGTTGGGCCAGTATTGAGCAACCTTGGAAGCCACCAGAGTCCTACTCCCATCAGCACAG GAAGCGGTCTGTCTGCTCCTAGTAGCAGTCTGacttcccccagtcatgtcaaCTTGTCGCCGAACACGGTCCCAGATTTCTCCTACTCCAGCAGTGAGGATGAATTCTATGATGCAGATGAGTTCTATCAGAGTAGCACCTCACCAAAACGTTGTATGGA ACTTCCCTCTAGTTG CTCATCAGAGTCTGCAACAGCCTTAACACGTAGCAGCACAGGGGCCAGTCTAAAAAGACCGAACACTACGGAATCTCTGAATTCCTCTATGTCCAACGGGACAAATGAAGCAG AACAATTTGACACTCATGATGATCGTGATGATGATGGGGAAGGAGAGTCTGTGGAAGAGCACAAAAGTGTTATCATGCACCTTCTGTCCCAGGTCCGTCTGGGAATGGACCTCACTAAG GTTGTACTTCCCACCTTTATTCTTGAACGAAGATCTCTCCTGGAAATGTATGCGGATTTCTTTGCACACCCAGATTTGTTTGTCAG CATTGGAGAACATAAGGAGCCTAAAGACAGGATGATACAGGTGGTCAAGTGGTACCTATCTGCTTTTCATGCTGGCAGGAAAGGATCTGTTGCAAAGAAGCCTTATAACCCAATCCTGGGAGAAGTCTTCCAATGTCACTGGGCTTTACCAGGGCTTGAAAAtgatgaaaatcct gAACCAGTTTCTGAAGGACCAATTCCATGGGCTTCCAAAAACAATGTGACATTTGTGTCCGAACAGGTCTCGCACCACCCGCCAA TTTCAGCCTTTTATGCCGAATGCTACAACAAGAGAATACAGTTCAATGCACACATCTGGACAAAATCCAAATTCTTGGGGATGTCTATTGGAGTCCATAATATTGGGCAAG GTTGTGTGTCCTGCCTTGATTATGATGAGCACTACATCTTAACGTTCCCCAATGGCTATGGGAG ATCTATCTTGACAGTGCCTTGGGTTGAGCTTGGGGGTGAATGTACCATTAACTGTTCCAAAACTGGTTACAATGCCACCGTCACATTCCACACCAAGCCTTTCTATGGAGGCAAGAAGCACAGAGTCACTGCGGAAATCTA TTCACCAAATGACAAGAAAGCTTACTGTTCAATTGAAGGGGAATGGAACGGCGTCATGTATGCAAAATATGCAAATGGG GAGAATACAGTGTTTATAGATACCAAGAAAATGCCTACAGTAAAGAAGAAGGTTCGGAAGCTGGAGGATCAGGAGGAATTTGAATCTCGAAG GCTGTGGAAAGACGTGACATATAACTTGAAAGTTAAAGATATTGATTCAGCAACTGAGGCAAAGCACCGCCTAGAAGAGAAACAGAGATCGGAAGCAAGAGAGCGCAAAGAGACGGAGAAGCAATGGGAGACCAGG CTGTTCCACGAGGATGGGGAGTGCTGGGTGTATGACGAACCTCTGCTGAAGAGAGAACCAAACCTCCTATATTAA